One Capsicum annuum cultivar UCD-10X-F1 chromosome 2, UCD10Xv1.1, whole genome shotgun sequence genomic window carries:
- the LOC107860640 gene encoding protein KINESIN LIGHT CHAIN-RELATED 2-like: MPEFAMDGSIPEHNHKQPNGHFLPLREIFDQGSPRSPLSTHSRETESIDLDMNGGFIDTSIEQLYNNVYEMQSSDYSPSRRSFLSYGEESRIDSELRYLAGVDFGELDIKKEVSEEDKVHNDEKFGKIKAYPSSPKPVWSAKGKKYSPLQTDSQISSKPPRSRSKSFNEKPSPKRFGNAKKLNAAMSMMNGKNSPLQNGTGNPSKAGYLGPYLLKQARDMISITGENLQKALELALRAMKLFESSSKGKRSLEFVMCLHVVAALNCRLGKYSEAIPHLERSIEIPDLDVGQNHALAKFAGCMQLGDTYAMLGQLENSILCYTAGLEIQRQVLGEKDTRFGDTCRYVAEAHIQVLQFDEAEKLCQMALDIHKEKNSSASPEEAADRRLLGLIYDSKGDYEAALEHYVLAGMAMAASGQEAEVASIDCNIGDAYLSMARYDEAICAYQKALTMFKSTKGENHPSVASVYVRLADLYNRIGKFRESKSYCENALRIYTKTVPGSHPEEIASGLVDVSVIYESMNEPDQALELLQKAIKVYGNAPGQQSTIAGIEAQIGVLYYILGEYMESYDSLKNAVSKFREIGEKKSAIFGIALNQMGLACVQLYAINEAADLFEEARIILETECGPYHADTLGIYSNLAGTYDAMGRTDDAIEILEFVVEMREEKLGTANPDVDDEKRRLTELLRESGRVRSRKTRSLETLLGNMSHIFLKDQEINILER; encoded by the exons ATGCCGGAGTTTGCAATGGATGGATCAATTCCTGAGCACAATCATAAACAACCTAATGGTCATTTTCTACCTCTCAGAGAAATTTTCGATCAGGGGTCTCCGAGAAGTCCCTTGAGTACGCATAGTCGCGAAACTGAGTCCATTGATCTGGACATGAATGGGGGTTTTATTGACACTTCAATTGAGCAGCTATACAACAATGTGTATGAAATGCAGAGCTCTGATTATTCACCTTCGAGGCGGAGCTTTCTATCGTATGGTGAGGAATCAAGAATCGACTCCGAGTTAAGGTACCTTGCTGGGGTAGATTTTGGTGAATTGGATATCAAGAAAGAGGTTTCCGAGGAAGATAAAGTACACAATGATGAGAAGTTCGGAAAAATTAAAGCATATCCTTCAAGTCCCAAGCCTGTTTGGTCTGCAAAGGGGAAGAAATATTCGCCTTTGCAAACTGATTCTCAAATATCTAGTAAGCCACCAAGATCAAGGAGCAAGTCTTTTAACGAAAAGCCTTCtccaaaaaggtttgggaacGCGAAAAAGCTAAATGCAGCTATGTCGATGATGAATGGGAAGAATTCTCCATTGCAGAATGGAACTGGCAATCCATCTAAGGCGGGCTACTTAGGACCGTATTTACTTAAACAAGCAAGGGACATGATTTCAATCACCGGGGAAAATCTTCAAAAAGCTCTTGAACTAGCCCTTCGAGCCATGAAATTGTTTGAGAGTTCTTCAAAGGGAAAGAGAAGTTTAGAGTTTGTTATGTGTTTGCACGTTGTAGCAGCGTTAAATTGTCGATTAGGTAAGTACAGTGAGGCAATTCCTCACTTGGAGCGATCGATTGAAATTCCTGACTTGGATGTGGGACAAAATCATGCACTCGCAAAATTTGCAGGGTGCATGCAGTTAGGTGATACATATGCAATGCTCGGGCAGTTAGAGAATTCGATACTGTGCTACACCGCTGGCCTGGAAATTCAAAGGCAAGTTCTTGGAGAGAAAGACACGCGATTTGGCGACACATGCAGGTATGTGGCTGAAGCCCATATTCAAGTACTGCAATTTGATGAGGCTGAGAAGCTTTGTCAGATGGCTCTTGACATTCATAAGGAGAAAAATTCATCAGCCTCTCCCGAAGAAGCTGCTGACAGGAGACTCTTGGGGCTTATCTACGATTCGAAGGGAGACTATGAGGCTGCTCTTGAGCATTATGTTTTGGCAGGCATGGCCATGGCAGCCAGTGGCCAGGAAGCTGAAGTAGCGTCCATTGACTGCAACATTGGCGATGCGTATTTATCTATGGCACGATATGATGAGGCTATATGTGCTTACCAAAAAGCACTTACCATGTTCAAGTCTACCAAAGGAGAGAACCATCCGTCTGTTGCATCGGTCTATGTACGTTTGGCTGATTTGTACAACAGGATAGGGAAATTCAGGGAATCAAAATCTTACTGTGAAAATGCACTTCGGATTTATACTAAAACTGTCCCTGGAAGCCACCCAGAAGAGATTGCAAGTGGTCTTGTCGATGTATCTGTGATCTATGAATCCATGAACGAGCCTGATCAGGCGCTCGAGTTGCTTCAGAAGGCCATAAAAGTGTATGGAAATGCACCAGGACAACAAAGCACGATTGCAGGAATTGAAGCCCAGATTGGGGTCTTGTACTATATTCTGGGGGAGTATATGGAGTCTTATGATTCCCTGAAAAATGCAGTATCGAAATTCAGGGAAATTGGAGAGAAAAAGTCTGCAATTTTTGGTATTGCTTTAAACCAAATGGGACTTGCCTGTGTACAACTGTATGCAATTAACGAGGCTGCGGACTTATTTGAAGAAGCAAGGATAATTTTGGAGACTGAATGTGGACCTTATCACGCAGATACATTAGGGATCTATAGCAATCTTGCTGGAACTTATGATGCAATGGGCAG GACGGATGATGCAATTGAAATATTAGAATTCGTCGTTGAAATGAGGGAGGAGAAACTAGGAACAGCAAATCCTGATGTGGATGATGAGAAGAGGAGATTAACTGAGTTATTAAGAGAATCAGGGAGAGTGAGGAGCAGGAAAACAAGATCCCTGGAAACTCTTCTTGGCAACATGTCTCATATTTTCCTCAAGGATCAAGAGATCAATATACTAGAAAGATGA
- the LOC107860643 gene encoding carbonic anhydrase, chloroplastic isoform X1, giving the protein MSTASINNCLTISPAQASLKKPTRPVAFARLSNSSSSSSSIPSLIRNEPVFAAPTPIINPILREEMAKESYEQAIAALEKLLSEKGELGPVVAARVDQITAELKSSDGGKGFDPVEHMKAGFIHFKTEKYDKNPELYGELAKGQSPKFMVFACSDSRVCPSHVINFQPGEAFMVRNIANMVPPYDKIRYSGVGAAIEYAVLHLKVSNIVVIGHSACGGIKGLMSLPEDGSESTAFIEDWVKIGLPAKAKVLEEHGDKDFAYQCKACEKESVNVSLANLLTYPFVRDGLVNKTLALKGGYYDFVNGGFELWGLEFGLSPSLSVKDVATILHWKLV; this is encoded by the exons ATGTCAACTGCTTCCATTAACAATTGCCTTACTATCTCCCCTGCTCAAGCTTCCCTCAAGAAACCTACTCGCCCCGTTGCTTTCGCAAGGCTTAgtaactcttcttcttcttcttcttctattcccAGTCTCATCAGAAACGAGCCCGTCTTTGCTGCCCCTACTCCCATCATCAATCCCATTTTG AGAGAAGAAATGGCAAAGGAATCCTACGAGCAGGCCATTGCTGCACTCGAGAAACTCCTCAG CGAGAAAGGAGAACTTGGACCAGTAGTTGCGGCAAGAGTTGATCAGATTACTGCTGAACTGAAATCATCAGATGGCGGCAAAGGCTTTGACCCCGTTGAGCACATGAAAGCTGGCTTTATTCATTTCAAGACTGAGAAATATGA TAAGAACCCAGAATTATATGGTGAACTAGCAAAGGGCCAGAGCCCCAAG TTCATGGTTTTCGCATGCTCTGACTCTCGAGTGTGCCCGTCCCATGTCATTAACTTCCAACCTGGTGAGGCATTCATGGTTCGTAACATCGCCAACATGGTGCCTCCTTATGATAAG ATTAGATACTCTGGGGTGGGAGCAGCGATCGAGTACGCTGTTCTCCATCTTAAGGTGTCGAACATCGTTGTCATTGGCCACAGTGCATGTGGAGGTATCAAAGGTCTCATGTCTCTACCCGAAGATGGTTCTGAATCAAC TGCCTTTATTGAGGATTGGGTGAAAATTGGTTTACCCGCCAAGGCCAAAGTTCTAGAGGAACACGGGGATAAAGATTTTGCATATCAATGCAAAGCTTGCGAGAAG GAATCTGTGAACGTTTCACTTGCAAATCTGCTGACTTATCCATTTGTGAGAGACGGTTTGGTGAACAAAACATTGGCATTGAAGGGAGGTTACTATGATTTCGTGAATGGAGGGTTCGAGCTGTGGGGACTTGAGTTCGgtctttctccttctctttcc GTAAAAGATGTGGCCACTATACTGCACTGGAAGCTCGTGTAG
- the LOC107860643 gene encoding carbonic anhydrase, chloroplastic isoform X2: MSTASINNCLTISPAQASLKKPTRPVAFARLSNSSSSSSSIPSLIRNEPVFAAPTPIINPILREEMAKESYEQAIAALEKLLSEKGELGPVVAARVDQITAELKSSDGGKGFDPVEHMKAGFIHFKTEKYDKNPELYGELAKGQSPKFMVFACSDSRVCPSHVINFQPGEAFMVRNIANMVPPYDKIRYSGVGAAIEYAVLHLKVSNIVVIGHSACGGIKGLMSLPEDGSESTAFIEDWVKIGLPAKAKVLEEHGDKDFAYQCKACEKESVNVSLANLLTYPFVRDGLVNKTLALKGGYYDFVNGGFELWGLE, translated from the exons ATGTCAACTGCTTCCATTAACAATTGCCTTACTATCTCCCCTGCTCAAGCTTCCCTCAAGAAACCTACTCGCCCCGTTGCTTTCGCAAGGCTTAgtaactcttcttcttcttcttcttctattcccAGTCTCATCAGAAACGAGCCCGTCTTTGCTGCCCCTACTCCCATCATCAATCCCATTTTG AGAGAAGAAATGGCAAAGGAATCCTACGAGCAGGCCATTGCTGCACTCGAGAAACTCCTCAG CGAGAAAGGAGAACTTGGACCAGTAGTTGCGGCAAGAGTTGATCAGATTACTGCTGAACTGAAATCATCAGATGGCGGCAAAGGCTTTGACCCCGTTGAGCACATGAAAGCTGGCTTTATTCATTTCAAGACTGAGAAATATGA TAAGAACCCAGAATTATATGGTGAACTAGCAAAGGGCCAGAGCCCCAAG TTCATGGTTTTCGCATGCTCTGACTCTCGAGTGTGCCCGTCCCATGTCATTAACTTCCAACCTGGTGAGGCATTCATGGTTCGTAACATCGCCAACATGGTGCCTCCTTATGATAAG ATTAGATACTCTGGGGTGGGAGCAGCGATCGAGTACGCTGTTCTCCATCTTAAGGTGTCGAACATCGTTGTCATTGGCCACAGTGCATGTGGAGGTATCAAAGGTCTCATGTCTCTACCCGAAGATGGTTCTGAATCAAC TGCCTTTATTGAGGATTGGGTGAAAATTGGTTTACCCGCCAAGGCCAAAGTTCTAGAGGAACACGGGGATAAAGATTTTGCATATCAATGCAAAGCTTGCGAGAAG GAATCTGTGAACGTTTCACTTGCAAATCTGCTGACTTATCCATTTGTGAGAGACGGTTTGGTGAACAAAACATTGGCATTGAAGGGAGGTTACTATGATTTCGTGAATGGAGGGTTCGAGCTGTGGGGACTTGA GTAA
- the LOC107860642 gene encoding protease Do-like 1, chloroplastic: MASSSHSLASSAFFSTTPARKLPGSDRFPLTKSLLCRKIPGFSSSTVSVPVCCSNYASSDEKFSSGKKIVDSIFVACTSVALSFSLFLADVDSASAFVVTSPRKLQTDELATVRLFQENTPSVVYITNLASRQDMFTLDIFEVPQGSGSGFVWDKNGHIVTNYHVIRGASDLRVTLADQSTYDAKVVGFDQDKDVAVLRIDAPIDKLRPIPIGISADLLVGQKVFAIGNPFGLDHTLTTGVISGLRREINSAATGRPIQDVIQTDAAINPGNSGGPLLDSSGNLIGINTAIYSPSGASSGVGFSIPVDTVSGIVDQLVQFGKVTRPILGIKFAPDQSVEQLGVTGVLVLDAPPNGPAGKAGLLPTKRDSYGRLILGDIITSINGKKVSNGTDLYRILDQCKVGEKVIVEVLRGDQKEKIPVVLEPKPDES; encoded by the exons ATGGCTTCTTCTTCACACTCCTTAGCTTCTTCTGCTTTCTTCTCCACTACCCCGGCGAGGAAACTCCCCGGCTCCGATCGATTTCCACTTACTAAATCTCTACTCTGCCGGAAAATACCTGGTTTTTCCAGCAGTACGGTCTCTGTTCCCGTGTGTTGCTCTAACTATGCCTCTTCCGATGAAAAGTTCAGTTCTGGGAAGAAGATTGTGGATAGTATTTTTGTGGCGTGCACTTCAGTTGCTTTGTCGTTTTCTCTGTTTTTGGCAGACGTTGACTCTGCCTCGGCTTTTGTAGTCACTTCACCGAGGAAATTGCAGACTGATGAACTTGCTACTGTTCGTCTCTTCCAGGAGAATACACCTTCTGTTGTGTATATTACTAATCTTGCTTCCAG GCAGGATATGTTCACACTGGATATATTTGAGGTGCCTCAAGGGTCTGGGTCAGGCTTTGTCTGGGATAAGAATGGTCATATTGTCACTAATTATCATGTGATTCGAGGTGCCTCTGATCTCAG AGTGACTCTTGCTGATCAATCTACTTATGATGCAAAAGTTGTTGGATTTGACCAAGATAAAGATGTCGCTGTGTTGCGTATTGATGCACCAATAGACAAGTTACGACCTATACCAATTGGCATATCTGCAGACTTGCTCGTTGGTCAAAAAGTATTTGCTATTGGAAATCCT TTTGGACTTGATCATACACTCACCACTGGTGTTATCAG TGGCCTTAGAAGAGAAATCAATTCTGCAGCTACTGGCCGTCCAATCCAAGATGTTATTCAGACAGACGCAGCAATCAATCCCGGTAACAGTGGAGGACCACTTCTAGATAGTTCTGGAAACCTTATTGGAATAAATACTGCTATATATTCTCCTTCCGGTGCATCATCGGGTGTTGGCTTTTCAATTCCAGTTGATACT GTCAGTGGTATTGTTGATCAGTTGGTGCAGTTTGGGAAAGTCACAAGGCCAATTTTGGGCATAAAGTTTGCACCTGATCAGTCTGTCGAGCAACTGGGAGTCACTGGAGTACTTGTCCTAGATGCTCCTCCAAATGGTCCTGCGGGCAAAGCA GGTCTTCTACCTACTAAACGTGATTCCTATGGAAGACTTATTTTAGGTGATATAATTACATCTATAAATGGAAAGAAGGTCTCCAATGGCACTGACTTGTACAGAATTCTTGACCAATGCAAAGTTGGAGAAAAG GTGATTGTGGAAGTACTGCGTGGGGATCAGAAAGAGAAGATCCCTGTAGTTCTGGAACCAAAACCTGACGAATCGTAA
- the LOC107858399 gene encoding uncharacterized protein LOC107858399: MRHLGENIRVNYHCGENCYLFYNTAKAYSPEEFSDHFVEFKNYCPKATFFLEHELGFVKWSRAYFPGNRFDVMTTNIAESVNAMLINEREYPVASIFNSIAKRFGEIFRESSAYVLKCKDNKFDPAVEKILRDYMSEANSFYVENISGDERQYTVFRSGFAAKVDLLERSCSCRKFDLVKRACDHAMAALRSKHSDNYGLSVYDYSSPLYKVEEYLLAYSELINVVPLESEWRVPHELLDVNIIPPLVVTKVKRKKIKRVKGVGETLKSKKRNKY; the protein is encoded by the coding sequence ATGAGGCACCTAGGTGAAAATATCCGAGTAAATTACCATTGCGGAGAAAACTGCTATCTATTCTACAACACGGCAAAGGCATATTCTCCCGAGGAGTTTAGCGACCATTTTGTGGAATTCAAGAACTACTGTCCCAAGGCAACCTTTTTCCTTGAGCATGAGCTTGGTTTTGTAAAATGGAGCAGGGCATATTTCCCCGGCAACAGATTTGACGTGATGACCACAAATATTGCCGAGTCAGTAAATGCTATGTTGATTAATGAAAGGGAGTACCCCGTGGCATCCATATTCAATTCGATTGCCAAGAGGTTTGGTGAAATATTTAGGGAGAGTAGTGCATACGTCCTCAAATGTAAGGATAATAAATTTGATCCCGCCGTCGAAAAGATCTTAAGAGATTATATGAGTGAGGCCAACTCCTTCTATGTGGAGAACATAAGCGGGGATGAAAGGCAATACACTGTGTTTAGAAGTGGCTTTGCGGCCAAAGTCGACCTACTAGAAAGGTCTTGTTCGTGCAGGAAGTTTGACCTGGTCAAAAGAGCATGTGATCACGCGATGGCCGCTTTGCGATCAAAGCACAGTGATAATTATGGTTTGAGTGTCTATGATTACTCTTCGCCCCTGTATAAAGTGGAAGAGTACCTCCTTGCCTATTCAGAATTAATTAATGTTGTCCCTTTGGAGTCTGAATGGCGCGTGCCACATGAATTGCTAGACGTGAACATTATTCCACCACTCGTGGTCACCAaggtcaaaagaaagaaaataaaacgtGTTAAGGGCGTGGGCGAGACTTTAAAGTCAAAGAAGAGGAACAAATATTAA